One window of Dehalococcoidia bacterium genomic DNA carries:
- the mdh gene encoding malate dehydrogenase has protein sequence MKPSKITVIGAGNVGASLGQRLIEKDFADVVLLDIVEGLPQGKALDILESGPVVGFTHRISGSNNYADTAGSDVVVITSGATRKPGMSREDLLKINTGIVSGVVKEVVRHSPNCVIIVVANPVDAMTWVAYKASGFPRNRVLGLSGVLDGARLAAFIALECHVPVTDVSCYVLGEHGTNMVVFPRMAKVKGKPITELLSKEAVERLVQRAVNGGAEIVGLLKTASAFYAPSAAVARMVTAIMQDKKEILPCASVLDGEYGLKDVVIGVPVRLGRGGIKEVVDLKLSAEELKMLAASADAVKKQIDSIAL, from the coding sequence ATGAAACCATCTAAAATCACCGTCATCGGAGCCGGAAACGTAGGCGCCAGCCTCGGCCAGCGCCTCATCGAGAAAGACTTTGCCGACGTCGTGCTGCTGGACATCGTCGAGGGACTGCCGCAGGGCAAGGCGCTGGACATCCTGGAGTCAGGCCCGGTCGTCGGCTTTACGCACCGCATCAGCGGCAGCAACAATTACGCCGACACGGCGGGCTCCGACGTGGTGGTCATTACCTCCGGCGCCACGCGCAAGCCGGGCATGTCGCGCGAGGACCTGCTCAAGATAAACACCGGCATCGTCTCTGGCGTGGTCAAAGAGGTAGTGCGGCACTCCCCGAACTGCGTCATCATCGTAGTAGCCAACCCGGTGGACGCCATGACCTGGGTGGCATACAAGGCCAGCGGCTTCCCGCGTAACAGAGTGCTCGGTCTTTCCGGCGTGCTGGACGGGGCGCGTCTGGCAGCTTTCATCGCCCTCGAGTGCCACGTCCCCGTCACCGACGTTTCCTGCTACGTGTTGGGCGAGCACGGCACGAATATGGTGGTCTTCCCGCGCATGGCAAAGGTTAAAGGCAAGCCCATCACCGAGCTGCTGTCCAAAGAGGCTGTGGAGCGCCTGGTGCAGCGCGCCGTCAACGGCGGCGCCGAGATAGTCGGCCTGCTCAAGACCGCCAGCGCTTTTTACGCCCCCTCCGCCGCCGTCGCCCGCATGGTAACTGCCATAATGCAGGACAAGAAAGAGATATTGCCCTGCGCCTCCGTTCTCGACGGCGAGTACGGCCTTAAAGATGTCGTCATAGGCGTGCCGGTCAGGCTGGGCAGGGGCGGCATCAAAGAGGTGGTTGACCTAAAGCTCAGCGCCGAGGAACTCAAGATGCTGGCTGCCTCGGCTGACGCGGTCAAGAAGCAGATAGACAGCATCGCTCTCTAG
- a CDS encoding isocitrate/isopropylmalate dehydrogenase family protein, with protein MVHNITLIPGDGIGPELTEATRRVLEATGVKFNWDIVHAGTDVMAEYGTPLPPHVIESIRKNKVALKGPITTPIGSGFRSVNVALRKELELYTCLRPCKSYEGAPTLYSNIDLVIVRENMEDLYAGIEFEKGTPDNAKLISFLGELGAKIRPDSGISIKPISEFGSRRIVRFAFEYARNHKRKKVTAVHKANIMKFSDGLFLAVARDIAQAYPDIEFEDRIVDNMTMQLVKKPQQFDVLVCPNLYGDILSDLCAGLVGGLGVAPGANIGDGIALFEPTHGSAPKYKGMNKANPMAMMLSGVLMLRYIDETAAADSVEKAIAAVIAEGKYVTYDLKPDGQQDKAVGTSQVADAIIARMK; from the coding sequence ATGGTTCATAATATCACCCTCATCCCCGGCGACGGCATCGGCCCGGAGTTGACCGAGGCCACCAGGCGCGTGCTGGAAGCCACCGGCGTCAAATTCAACTGGGACATCGTGCATGCCGGGACTGATGTCATGGCCGAATACGGCACTCCGCTTCCTCCACACGTCATAGAATCCATCCGCAAGAATAAGGTGGCCCTCAAAGGCCCCATCACCACGCCCATCGGCTCCGGCTTCCGGAGCGTCAACGTGGCCCTGCGCAAAGAGTTGGAACTTTATACATGTTTGCGCCCCTGCAAGAGCTACGAGGGCGCGCCCACGCTGTATAGCAACATAGACCTCGTCATCGTGCGCGAGAATATGGAAGACCTCTACGCCGGCATCGAGTTCGAAAAGGGAACGCCCGACAACGCCAAACTGATTTCTTTTCTGGGCGAGCTGGGGGCCAAAATCCGTCCCGACTCCGGCATCAGCATCAAGCCCATCTCGGAATTCGGCAGCCGCCGCATCGTGCGCTTCGCCTTCGAGTACGCCCGCAACCACAAGCGCAAGAAGGTGACCGCCGTGCACAAGGCCAACATCATGAAGTTCTCCGACGGCCTGTTCCTGGCAGTGGCCCGCGACATAGCCCAGGCCTATCCCGATATAGAATTCGAAGACCGCATCGTGGACAACATGACCATGCAACTGGTCAAAAAGCCGCAGCAGTTCGACGTGCTGGTCTGCCCCAACCTCTACGGCGACATCCTCTCCGACCTGTGCGCCGGTCTGGTAGGCGGACTGGGCGTAGCTCCCGGAGCCAACATCGGCGACGGCATCGCCCTCTTCGAGCCTACCCACGGCAGCGCCCCCAAGTACAAGGGCATGAACAAAGCCAACCCCATGGCCATGATGCTATCGGGCGTGCTCATGTTGAGGTACATTGACGAGACTGCCGCCGCCGACAGTGTGGAGAAGGCCATCGCCGCCGTCATCGCCGAGGGCAAATACGTCACCTACGACCTCAAGCCGGACGGCCAGCAGGATAAAGCCGTAGGCACCTCGCAGGTGGCCGACGCCATCATCGCCAGAATGAAATAG